The Acidobacteriota bacterium nucleotide sequence GCGCAACACGTTTTCCAATTGGTAATAAAGCGGCACGCCGGTTTTTGCAAATTTTGTTGACTTCTTCATACATCCCAATTCCCCAAACAAGGTGGTGTGCTGTTGATGGCCTCAGACATCTATTTTCAGCCACACGGTGTCGCGGCCAATCACCTGGGCAGGATCGAAAGGTTGTTCAATGAGGCAAAAAGCAAGTTGCGGTAGAATGATTGATTTAATTGTTATATGACTATAACATTTATAAACTTACCTATTCTTGAGTATCTCCGTTGTTTTCGCAAGTATCTTGCGGTTTAAAGTCAAAAATTTTTCCTGGAGGGTGAATGAAATCTCTGACCTTATTATGTGTTGTGGCATTTGGGATTGCAGCTTCAGGGTATGGAAATGTATCGGGTGTGTTTTCCAAGGACGGTTCACTCAACAGTGGCATCCGGTACCAACAACCTCAATCTCCGGAAAAAGATGAGGAAATTGCACTTTTGGCGTCGTGGCTTCATGGTGATTACAATTCCCATGCTCAGGCAGACCGGGATGCAGCAGGAAAAGACCCGCTCGTTTTCAAACATCGAAAAATCACGATGCACCTCACCCCCTGCGCGATAGAAGGTCTGCCTGGCCCAACAGTGTATATCGAACAACACGCCTCCGAAGCGCCTGATCAACCCTATCGCCAGCGGATTTATCAGATTTTTCGGAAACGCGGCGAGGTTACGATTCGGACCTATGAACTCATCGGGGGTCGTGAAGCCGCTAAACCTTACATCATGGGCTATAAAAATCCCGAGGTCTTAAAATCAATCACCGCCACTAAACTCACACCCGTCTGTGATTTAGTAGTTCATCGCAAAGGCAAGGAATTTGTTGGAAAAACTCCCATGCCCTGCCCCAATATGTTTAATGGAGCGGTTGAAGTGACTTCAGACGTCACCATTGGTCCGGATTATCTGTTCAGCCTTGATCGTGGTTGGGCAGCCGACGGCCAGCAAGCCTGGGGTCCAAATGATGGCGTGGCTTTTGAATTTCGGCGGGTTAATTCTGCCAGTCAGTAGTCAGTAGTCAGTAGTCAGTAGTCAGTAGTCGAGTGTTGGGAATTGAGAATCTGTGTCAAGTGTATTTGATTCTATTTATGCAATTTACGCGTGCGTTTTCCAAGG carries:
- a CDS encoding chromophore lyase CpcT/CpeT yields the protein MKSLTLLCVVAFGIAASGYGNVSGVFSKDGSLNSGIRYQQPQSPEKDEEIALLASWLHGDYNSHAQADRDAAGKDPLVFKHRKITMHLTPCAIEGLPGPTVYIEQHASEAPDQPYRQRIYQIFRKRGEVTIRTYELIGGREAAKPYIMGYKNPEVLKSITATKLTPVCDLVVHRKGKEFVGKTPMPCPNMFNGAVEVTSDVTIGPDYLFSLDRGWAADGQQAWGPNDGVAFEFRRVNSASQ